The DNA sequence TGCTAGAGGTTTTCAGGTGGATTTCACGCATAATGTTTCCTCATATCCAAAGTTACAAGTGCGGACTTGATAAACCTAATGTTTCTACTAAAGCTAGATATTGTTTGTTCAATCATCAGATATCTGGGTgacataaacataaaaagcaaGACAATCTTTTCCAAGGCCATTTGTGTTGCATGATGTGCATACCATAATTTTAAATTCCTCATTAAAAGCAGAAGTGTTACGTCTTAAAATACAGTCAAACATATACCAAGATCATGTCATACCTGTGAGAACAGCATCATTAACTTTTGGCTTTCATGGCGTGTATGATTTGTCTTACTCCCACGCGAATTGTCAAAAATAACAATTGGACATCCCATGTCCCAACCACCACAATCACAACCACCACCAGTTCTCCATCTATCAAGCAATGATGAGGGGCCACCTTTGGTATTCGGCAACCCATGGCTTCCACTAGGAGTGACAACCTTCATGTTTGCAGGGCTTGACAAGTTTGGGCACTCCTTTGCACTAACCTCATCTGTTTGTAATGCTTTTGAGTCATCCTTTTTACCAAAAGGAATCTGAATTACAATAGCTGCAATTTCATTTTGCGGCTGCACATCTACCGGTGTCCAGGGCAAAGAAGCAGAGCAAATTGGGTCACAAGCAGGACTTGAATCGTTAGTGTCTAAAGGTCTAATTCCAGCCGAGCTAGCATTAGTATTTTTGGTGGGAATTTGCACCGAATCTGAAGAATAATGACCTCCTTCCTCCATAGCTCGGTTCTTTGCCAAGGCCATGTCATGCAAAACGAACTCTGTCACCATTGAGTTGTCTACACATCCATTATCATTCATTGATGAGCACAGATAACAAGTAGCATGCATTTGACCAATTACTGAAGGTGACTGCCCTTGTCGGTCTTTTTGTGCCCCCATGCTGTGCTGCTGCTTCTCTTTTCTGAAAGGTGTATATCCAATTAAACGCATTATTCGTTTTTCCATTGCTTTTGCTGAAAGCTGGAGTTCTGGATCTTTGACGGAGAACTCAAATGATGGAACACCGTACTTAAATTCTAATCTAAGAGTTCCATGCAGGTGAGCTGGTGAAGAACCAGCCATTAAAACGGGGTCTTCCCCAATGAAACAATCATCAAATTCAGTCTTCTCTGCTACATCTGAGAAGTCATTCAAAAGGGATTTACACAACTGCCTACTTTTTCTGGGTGTTTGCAGGATCAGTAGTAGTGATCCCAGAAGTTTCTGTTTCACCAGTTGATGGGTTCCGCAAAAGATCTGGATTTCATGATGGGATCAAACATTTTTCTTCAGAGGACTAAACCGAGGGTCTCAAACTGTCTTTCAGATAGCCTTTTCTATGCGACATGGAACCTTTGCTGAAAAGGATTTTTGAGAAAGTGAAGAATGTGCCTTTGTCatgacaaacatttccatcatTTTTGTGGACCAAGCACTTGACTGAGGCTATCCTTCAATTCTTCATCTTCTGTTCTGGAGGCTCTGGACCTCCTGAGCATGAACTGTTGAGGTCTCGACTGCTCTTCAGCCATATGGCGGAAGGGACAAATCATATCCACATTTTTGGAAAAAACTGATTGAGCAGGAACATTAGACATAGATACATGCTCTTCACTCAAAGAAACAAGTGGTGATTTCTTCTGTTGAGGAGTAATAACCAGTTCATCTTGCTGGGACCTTGCCAAAGGGGTGATTTGATCTCAAAAGATAGGAAAGCCTCCTTGCTATCCACTGGTTTGAGATTCCTCTCACCTTCTCTTTGCTTCCTCATTTTTCTAACTTCTCTAGAGCTATGATACATAGAACCCCTCTTTTGGACTTCATTATCTTTCACAGTAGGCCTAGAGGCATGCTTGACGGCATGGACTTGAGGAATCAGTAAGGCTTGCTTCTGGGAGGCTACCATCCAGAAtcttcaattcaaaaatatctGTCTTTAGTTTTCCCTTTTCTATCTCTGGCTGTTGGACAATCAATAAACATATAAGTGGCTTTTGGCCTCGGTCCTGCCTGGTAATTTTCACCTTCCAAAGCTACATCTAACCCCCATATATACAATAATCTGAAACAAGAAACATGTATTAGGTTTTTCAAGAGCGAACCGACATGACATAAGCTAGAAAAATGATATGCATTGGCCGATGTCATTTGATTCTTATGCTTCATAACATCTGATATGTTATAATGTTAAATGGTTGCTGCAGCAAAGTGTTATGTAAATGACTTCATAATGATTGATTAACAGTAAAATAACTACTCTAACAGAGAGTAAATATTGTTAGTTTGGATGAAATGTAGTTTGGCACATGAAGCATAATCTCATCAACTTTGTCAACACATGCAATGGCTTGTGATTTGTTTAAACTAATTCAAGAAATTTAACATATGTCACCACCTTTAGAATATGAACCCACCTTTAGAATATGAACCAACAATCTTGTCATGAAAGAGGGGATCTCTGTCACTAAGACAACCAGCTCACACCTATACTATTGATAAACGGATTACTCTTGATACATGGTAATATTTGTAGGTTGAAACGTTGAGATAATTTCTCGGCAAGGGGACTAGTTATATACCTTAGAACTCTTCATTGAATAACTTGGGAATTGCCAACTAAGATCTATCAAGATAGAAGTGCTGTTGTACAAAATGTACTTCTAAGAAATCATCCCATAGATCCTACACCTAcccaaacacaaaaatattagGTCAAATATAGGAATTAAATGCTCCTTTTCGTTCTAGGATATCTTGCTACCAAAATCATCAATCTCTACCAAACTTGTGCCACAAACCCACATTGTACTTGGCAAGAAATCTACTAACGAAGATAAATCAATACGGATAACATGACTGACTCTTTTGATCACAAAACCTTCTTTTGCTATACTAACACTGAAATACATCCAATGATCACCTAATTAAGAAATTCAGTACTAGATCCACAAATCAGCAAGAATGATACAGATCAATGAAGCAAAGTGGATGCACAACTGAAACTCTGATTACAGACCTTCTTAGCTATACTAATACTGGAAAGCACATTCAAAGATCACCTAATTAAGACATTCAGTAAAAAGTGGAATCTAACCTTCTGACTCCATCTAATCAGTATGAATTTGAAAAGCTTAAttgtaaaaccctaatcaaaaaCATTCAATTGATCACATGAAGAAATCCAAAAATCCAGAAATCAAAACACTAGAGAACTATGCAGGATTGAGGACCCAAAACAAGATTCCCACAAGAGAAATCTGCAGACGATCTGTCTTTCAACACATTAGAGCTAAAGTTCCACCAGATCCCATGAATTAActccaaacaaaacatagacccaaaaaaaatcacatttttcgcagaaataaatcatgatttcaAACAATCATACTTGAATCATGCATCAAAACACAAGCTTCCAATTTTTCAGAGACACATAACTATAAACACACAAAGCAACACAAAGCAAAGGAAACAAAACCAATGGATCACAGAAGAGTGAAGAGAAGAGTACCAGTGAGAAGAGAGGAAGAGGAAAGGTAATGGGGGACAAGAGGGCTGCGGCGCCGCACTGAAAGCTTTTAGTGAAGAGGAAAGGAAAAAGCCATGAGTGGGAGTGAAGACAGAGAGAAGAATGGCGTGTATTAGTACTACGAGGAGTTGGGTAtctctctcttatttattttattgttatttatttatatttatttttatttggaagtGAAGGAAAACATGGAATCTAgtgattttgatttaataaaataagttatttatttatttatttatttttgccttAAATAGAGCAGGGTAATATTTAGAAGGAGTGAAaatagagaatatatatatatagttcccatgaatttagagttttttccgtccttttatttaatttttatttttggaaggCAAGAAAAACATGATATCTATTGATTGTGTTGAAACAATTAAATATGTTCATGCTAATTCCGGAGTATTTTTAAGGTAAATAAGACTAGAACTCTGCTTACTATATTGAAAGGCATACAAGCCAATATTCTCCatagataaaattatttttgcctGTATTAGAGCAcggtatatatttatttatttaaattattgaatgAGAAGGGGCAATATTTAGAAGGAATTTATTTGGAGaatagagaatatatatatatatatatatatatatatatatatatatttaagattcCATAAATTTAGAGCATTTTCagcctttttattttatatttttggaagtCAAGAAAAACATGGAATCTAGTGATTGTgatgtaataaaaaaacaatttgttctttttttacttaGTATTTTTTTAGGAACATTTTTTAAGGTAAATAAGCCTAAaattttgtccataaaattttatttttaattatttttaattaaaattttgagctTGAGTTCACTTGGTTTAAATTCGCTTCTGATTTATGTACCACATTTCTCAATTTAAAGAAGAATTGTATATTCTATATCGTcctattaaatatataaattaattttatttgcttttccccctcaaatttttcttatatttaattttcatgattattaatattaaaacaaaaatatttggagAAGTTGTCGGTCATTACACTCCAAAACCCATGGTCAACAAGAACTTTATAATAAATAGCACACTCTCGTGCTATGTCATGTGCCTATCACTTCTTTGTCCTCTCCATAATCAATGCTTATTAAATATACATgtggaaaacaaaattaaagagatCTAAGTTTGGATATATATACCAATAACGTATCATTTAGAGACGTTGCACAATACCATTAGATTATTTACGTCGGCTATCATCATTTCATgtatgggtaaattttttgatatggCACTAaagctcttttttattttgaagttcaaatttcaatttgaattaaaatagctacttaattttaattttattttgatctaTCGATTCGTGAAGATATTAGAACTATAAATTTGATGATGTACATCAAAATCTCTttctcatcatatatatatatatatatatagcattgcTTACTAACCCGTGATAATTTATCTCTTACTGTGAGTAAAGATTTTCACATCAAACATAATATATACGAATTTGTCGACAATCTTCTATGAAACAAAATCGAAGTTAGaagaattattttttgattcaaattaaaagtTTGACGAAAACAGGATCGTAATTTACGCTGCCATCAGAAAATTTCCAATGCCAAACAATATTAAACAACAGTAGATCTATATAAGAAATATGcacaataaataatagtaaatcACTAAATCTTCACAATTCCTTATATAAGTAATAGACGTTAAATTATAATCTAACAACTATcattaaaatcttataaataaatttttgcatacatacatactcATATTACCTCTACCTATATATAGGcctatatgtatacatatatatgcaaatttaattttgtttgcatGTGTATATAAATCCCTCATTATAATTAcctgtatttgtgtttttaatggctctaatatatataaatttaagtcTATAGTTATAAATGTAGTGtacttttattataaatatactaTTTTTACTTGACATTATTTTGAATCAGAGCATAATTAATCTAACTTCACTAGGTTTACAAGGATACTCAAAGCAGCTATCAACTACCAAggaaaatgattttaattatgataaaatatggTACTTTCGAATTTGTGATGATCTTGGATCAGGCTTATATGGTTAGTAAGGATTAcaccattatttattttacataaaattttaatttaataaaatcgCAAAGAGGAAAGTCATCAAAACTTTTCGATTTTGGGATGAGGTGGTGCCATTGCGATACCTTAAAGAAAATACTCAGTTTAGTTACACATTGTATCTCTTCAAACCATCATGAAGAGTAAACCAATCTATGTTTTATTCTCACAAAGGGCTAGAGTCAACCACTTTTACTcctaattttattttgtggaGTCGGAGTTTTCAAATTTCATATCATATCACAAAGATTTCATAAACACTGTGTATAGAAAAcgataaattttgaatttataatttttattaaaagagagttattattattattgaaaggTTTGTCTCAATCAAGAGCATTTATAATATCTTGCATATGcaactatttataaataaataattaaaaagcttttgttaattttacCTATAATTATAGTGGGGCACTCATATTACCACAATAAGATATTGGTccaaagtaattaaaaatgAGTATAACTTTGTAAACTAGTGGACTCGTACCTATAAGGATCTGAATACCTTGCATTTGACTGCT is a window from the Dioscorea cayenensis subsp. rotundata cultivar TDr96_F1 chromosome 2, TDr96_F1_v2_PseudoChromosome.rev07_lg8_w22 25.fasta, whole genome shotgun sequence genome containing:
- the LOC120274110 gene encoding uncharacterized protein LOC120274110, producing MVASQKQALLIPQVHAVKHASRPTVKDNEVQKRGSMYHSSREVRKMRKQREGERNLKPVDSKEAFLSFEIKSPLWQVFSKNVDMICPFRHMAEEQSRPQQFMLRRSRASRTEDEELKDSLSQIFCGTHQLVKQKLLGSLLLILQTPRKSRQLCKSLLNDFSDVAEKTEFDDCFIGEDPVLMAGSSPAHLHGTLRLEFKYGVPSFEFSVKDPELQLSAKAMEKRIMRLIGYTPFRKEKQQHSMGAQKDRQGQSPSVIGQMHATCYLCSSMNDNGCVDNSMVTEFVLHDMALAKNRAMEEGGHYSSDSVQIPTKNTNASSAGIRPLDTNDSSPACDPICSASLPWTPVDVQPQNEIAAIVIQIPFGKKDDSKALQTDEVSAKECPNLSSPANMKVVTPSGSHGLPNTKGGPSSLLDRWRTGGGCDCGGWDMGCPIVIFDNSRGSKTNHTRHESQKLMMLFSQGKKDKVPALTVTAEGKGVYSVQFHAQLSALQAFSICIAMLHGSETSGGCEENRLRLYSNSLKLLLEEEVRNLIEAVAKDEKKKTKKRLEQIHPSFLLDPPFSPIGRV